A genome region from Clostridium pasteurianum includes the following:
- a CDS encoding PTS sugar transporter subunit IIB, with protein sequence MIRILLFCSAGMSTSMLVTKMKKAAEKNNVEAEIAAYPQAKMIDYADKTDIALLGPQIKFLLPKAKGIFEPKGVPVEVINPADYGMLNGEKVLKHVLKVLGKK encoded by the coding sequence ATGATTAGAATATTATTATTCTGTAGTGCTGGTATGTCAACAAGTATGTTAGTTACAAAAATGAAAAAGGCTGCTGAAAAAAATAATGTAGAGGCTGAAATTGCGGCTTATCCACAAGCTAAAATGATTGATTATGCTGATAAGACAGATATAGCTCTTTTAGGACCTCAAATTAAATTTCTTTTACCAAAAGCAAAGGGAATATTTGAACCAAAAGGTGTTCCTGTAGAGGTAATTAATCCTGCAGATTATGGAATGCTCAATGGAGAAAAGGTTTTAAAACATGTATTAAAGGTTTTAGGTAAAAAATAA
- a CDS encoding PTS lactose/cellobiose transporter subunit IIA, translating into MDIEQIIMNIIIYSGDARNYMYEALTKAREEKYDEIDGLIKQANDAIGNAHDIQTSMLQKEASGEPLKVSILFVHAQDQLMTTISEKNLITEMIEMTKSINALSNKLK; encoded by the coding sequence ATGGACATAGAACAAATAATAATGAATATAATAATTTATTCCGGTGATGCTAGAAATTACATGTATGAAGCACTTACTAAGGCGAGAGAAGAAAAATATGATGAGATAGATGGTTTGATAAAACAGGCTAACGATGCAATAGGAAATGCTCATGATATACAAACTTCAATGCTCCAAAAGGAAGCAAGCGGTGAACCTTTAAAGGTCTCAATACTATTTGTACATGCGCAAGATCAACTCATGACAACGATATCAGAAAAAAATCTGATTACTGAAATGATAGAAATGACAAAGTCAATCAATGCATTATCAAATAAATTAAAATAA
- a CDS encoding sigma 54-interacting transcriptional regulator — MNRREQIYNKLLKMEKGTKISAQALAQMLDISRSNVSHELNNLCKEGKIYKTSGRPVLFFVSNTINTKKKNKLDEFVKHNISLKQAVEQLKAAILYPPNGMNCLILGNTGVGKSMFASLMHEYAIEMNVKEKDSPFITFNCADYTNNPQLLTSQLFGIKKGTYTGADSDRVGLIEKANGGILFLDEVHRLPPEGQEALFTFLDKGTFRRMGDDKLRKSNVLIISATTENPNSALLKTFTRRIPMLITIPSISERTLEERLYLIKTFFKNESKKLNRDISVSLNTMRAFLSYDCPNNIGQLKSDVQLVCARAYSEFLTGVMRDVRVSSKLIPLYVKEGLYKEKEHRILWNKLMGDEIEYFKFSSKESDESNEDNHDASNINIYEYIEQKLKTLKDKGIPNINIENIIEKDITKYFNKYINGISEELNKKNLVNILGEDTLNFVDKLIYQIVISLRKNISNNVYTALALHINTLITRINNNKTIINPELKKIKTLYPKEYKIALDAKKQIENYVNHSIPDDEAGYIALFIVNNDEKSPAKVIDTVKIIIIAHGKSTATSMADVANTLLEENSVIGLNCPLDVKPSVVLGELKETVKKNFSTSGYILLVDMGSLTTFGDIIKKEFNIPVKVFPLVSTLHVIEAARKSMLGLSIDEIFDSILTINSYKHITQHSNEIPVKVSKKKIAIVTACLTGEGGSLAIKSFLNSNLKYDKDLFEIVSLNCLDKNHFKKKLIALSEQKEILFLVSSFPVNLNIKQYSMHDVLSMSALNELQDLVDTKSVVLKLSLILKENIDNIDGKQLYDDIYAFIKRVEMKLKLKVDDDAFTGLVLHIAFAISRLKKGNHSVEYPDKDNFIKNNAEIYSIIKENFVYLYNKYLIEFSDSELCYITSFFLGVQGEGIVLKEH; from the coding sequence ATGAACAGAAGAGAACAGATATATAATAAATTATTAAAAATGGAAAAAGGCACTAAAATTTCAGCTCAAGCTCTTGCTCAAATGCTAGATATAAGCAGATCTAATGTAAGTCATGAACTCAACAATTTATGTAAAGAAGGCAAAATATATAAGACTTCTGGAAGGCCTGTTCTATTTTTTGTTTCAAACACTATAAACACTAAGAAAAAAAATAAACTAGATGAATTTGTAAAACACAACATAAGTTTAAAACAAGCAGTAGAACAATTAAAAGCTGCAATATTGTACCCTCCAAACGGTATGAACTGTTTAATACTTGGTAACACTGGTGTAGGTAAATCAATGTTTGCATCTTTAATGCACGAATACGCTATAGAGATGAATGTAAAAGAAAAAGATTCTCCTTTTATAACTTTTAATTGTGCTGATTATACTAATAATCCTCAACTACTTACTTCGCAATTATTTGGTATTAAAAAGGGGACTTATACAGGTGCCGACAGTGATAGAGTTGGTTTAATAGAAAAGGCAAATGGTGGAATTTTATTTTTAGATGAAGTACATAGACTTCCTCCAGAGGGTCAGGAGGCACTTTTCACTTTTTTAGACAAAGGTACTTTTAGAAGGATGGGTGATGATAAATTACGAAAATCAAACGTCCTTATAATATCCGCTACAACAGAAAATCCTAATTCAGCACTTTTAAAAACTTTTACTCGTAGAATTCCTATGCTAATTACTATCCCATCTATTTCAGAAAGAACACTTGAGGAAAGACTTTATCTCATAAAGACCTTCTTCAAAAATGAAAGCAAAAAATTAAATAGAGATATTTCTGTTTCACTTAATACCATGCGAGCTTTTCTTTCATATGATTGTCCAAATAATATAGGACAACTTAAAAGTGATGTCCAACTAGTATGTGCAAGAGCTTATTCCGAATTTCTCACTGGCGTTATGCGTGATGTTAGAGTAAGTAGTAAATTAATACCTCTATATGTAAAAGAAGGGCTTTATAAAGAAAAAGAGCACAGAATACTATGGAATAAATTAATGGGTGATGAAATAGAATATTTTAAATTTTCAAGTAAAGAATCAGATGAATCAAATGAAGATAATCATGATGCAAGCAACATTAACATATACGAATATATAGAGCAAAAGCTTAAAACTCTAAAAGATAAGGGAATTCCTAATATAAATATAGAAAATATTATTGAAAAAGATATAACAAAATATTTTAACAAATATATAAACGGAATTTCAGAAGAATTAAACAAAAAAAATCTTGTTAATATACTAGGAGAAGATACCCTAAATTTTGTAGATAAACTAATCTATCAAATTGTTATTTCTCTTAGAAAAAATATAAGCAATAATGTGTATACCGCTCTTGCTCTTCATATAAACACTTTAATAACTAGAATAAACAATAATAAAACTATTATAAATCCAGAACTGAAAAAAATTAAAACTTTATATCCTAAAGAATACAAGATAGCTTTAGATGCAAAAAAACAAATTGAGAATTACGTAAATCATTCTATTCCCGATGATGAAGCCGGATATATAGCCTTATTTATAGTAAATAATGATGAAAAATCTCCTGCAAAAGTTATTGATACTGTAAAAATAATTATAATTGCACATGGTAAATCAACTGCTACTTCTATGGCTGATGTTGCAAACACTTTGCTTGAGGAAAATTCAGTAATAGGGCTAAACTGCCCCCTCGATGTAAAACCATCCGTTGTTTTAGGTGAGCTTAAGGAAACCGTAAAGAAGAACTTTTCTACAAGTGGCTACATTCTTCTTGTGGATATGGGCTCTCTCACAACTTTTGGTGATATTATAAAAAAAGAATTCAACATCCCTGTAAAAGTTTTTCCACTTGTATCAACACTACATGTTATAGAAGCCGCAAGAAAATCTATGCTTGGGCTTTCAATAGATGAAATCTTTGACAGTATACTTACAATAAATTCATATAAGCATATAACTCAGCACTCAAATGAGATACCTGTAAAAGTATCAAAAAAGAAGATTGCTATAGTAACTGCTTGCTTAACAGGTGAAGGTGGTTCTCTAGCTATAAAAAGTTTTCTAAATAGCAACTTAAAATATGATAAAGATTTATTTGAAATAGTATCATTAAACTGCCTCGATAAAAATCATTTTAAAAAGAAACTTATAGCTCTTAGTGAACAAAAAGAAATTTTATTTTTAGTTTCATCTTTCCCTGTAAATTTAAATATAAAACAGTATAGTATGCATGATGTTTTAAGCATGAGTGCACTAAATGAACTTCAAGATCTTGTTGACACAAAATCTGTAGTATTAAAACTTTCATTGATCTTAAAAGAAAACATAGACAATATAGACGGTAAACAATTATATGATGATATATATGCCTTTATAAAAAGAGTAGAAATGAAACTCAAACTAAAAGTAGATGACGATGCATTTACAGGACTGGTACTTCATATAGCCTTTGCCATAAGCAGATTAAAGAAAGGAAATCATTCTGTTGAATATCCAGATAAGGATAATTTTATCAAAAACAATGCTGAAATCTATTCGATTATAAAAGAAAACTTTGTTTATCTATATAATAAGTACTTAATTGAATTTTCAGATAGTGAACTATGCTACATTACAAGTTTCTTTTTAGGTGTACAGGGAGAAGGAATCGTGCTGAAGGAACATTAA
- a CDS encoding C-GCAxxG-C-C family (seleno)protein, which translates to MKASEYLKEGFNCAESIIKAFNEEHNTDIPVKIGSGMGGGFSSGSLCGAVGASAMIIGYLKGRENNDEENNARKYVKEFMDEVKEDYGTEICRELKRDKVSCGDIVDYSYMKLNEKVK; encoded by the coding sequence ATGAAAGCATCTGAATACTTAAAAGAAGGCTTTAATTGTGCAGAGTCTATAATAAAGGCTTTTAATGAAGAACATAATACAGATATACCGGTTAAAATAGGAAGTGGTATGGGTGGAGGCTTTTCATCAGGAAGCCTTTGTGGAGCAGTAGGAGCTTCTGCTATGATAATTGGATATTTAAAAGGCAGAGAAAATAATGACGAAGAGAATAATGCTAGAAAGTATGTAAAGGAATTTATGGATGAAGTAAAGGAAGATTATGGAACTGAAATTTGCAGAGAGCTTAAAAGAGATAAAGTAAGCTGCGGTGACATAGTAGATTATTCGTATATGAAGCTCAATGAAAAAGTGAAGTAA
- a CDS encoding rhodanese-like domain-containing protein, with product MMFFFGKSKFKSINVNEVDSISGNINLIDVREPDEYKRGHLPKAKNIPMNSIIENSIKYLDKNKEYHIICQSGMRSKRTCNELYKKGFNVVNVEGGTGSYKGKLIK from the coding sequence ATGATGTTTTTCTTTGGTAAAAGTAAATTTAAATCTATAAATGTTAATGAAGTGGATAGTATTTCAGGAAATATAAATTTAATAGATGTGAGAGAACCAGATGAATATAAGAGAGGGCATTTACCTAAAGCTAAAAATATACCTATGAATTCTATAATTGAGAATTCTATAAAGTATCTCGATAAAAACAAAGAATATCATATTATATGTCAATCAGGTATGAGAAGTAAGCGAACTTGTAATGAACTTTATAAAAAAGGATTTAATGTAGTTAATGTTGAAGGTGGAACAGGTTCATATAAAGGAAAATTAATTAAATAA
- a CDS encoding ArsR/SmtB family transcription factor, producing MILKKSKEISEILKVLANENRLMILCYLINKPMNVSELHEKMQNLTQSALSQHLSILKSNGILDNSKKGLNITYFIKDKKIINVMETLRKNYCEEEK from the coding sequence ATGATATTAAAAAAGTCAAAGGAAATCTCTGAAATTCTTAAAGTACTAGCAAATGAAAACAGGCTTATGATACTTTGCTATTTAATTAATAAACCAATGAATGTCAGTGAGCTTCATGAAAAAATGCAAAATTTGACTCAATCAGCTTTGTCGCAGCATTTATCTATTTTAAAATCAAACGGCATACTGGATAATAGTAAAAAAGGACTTAACATTACTTATTTTATAAAAGATAAGAAAATAATAAATGTGATGGAAACTTTAAGAAAGAACTATTGTGAGGAGGAAAAATGA
- a CDS encoding methyl-accepting chemotaxis protein yields the protein MEISNEDVLTIAENILEYMPELFDNKAILCLSNTEKVLKVSGNTSLPINISVGYAIPDSIKYAINAGVPETHDIDENKYGIPLKEYIIPIKSSGKTIGAIASVKTVEAKVKILGLSENLADSISNISAAIQESTANIQTLSETSKNILLNVDKATENTKNSGSVLKFVQNVAKQTNLLGLNASIEAARAGEAGKGFSVVAQEIRKLSNSTSDSIKQINDVLKNIEESVEGIADKIKASNESFDTQAASFEEISASVQEININAKTVEETAKTL from the coding sequence ATGGAAATTTCAAATGAAGATGTTTTAACTATTGCTGAAAATATTTTAGAGTACATGCCAGAACTTTTTGATAATAAAGCAATTTTATGTTTAAGCAATACTGAAAAAGTTCTTAAGGTATCTGGAAATACTAGCCTACCAATAAATATTTCCGTTGGATATGCTATACCAGATTCAATAAAATATGCTATCAATGCGGGTGTTCCTGAAACACATGATATTGATGAAAATAAATATGGTATTCCTCTTAAAGAATATATTATACCTATAAAAAGTTCAGGTAAAACTATAGGTGCTATCGCATCTGTAAAGACCGTTGAAGCAAAAGTTAAAATACTTGGTTTGTCAGAAAATTTAGCAGATTCAATATCAAATATATCTGCTGCTATACAAGAATCAACTGCAAATATTCAAACACTAAGTGAAACTAGTAAAAACATATTATTAAATGTAGATAAAGCTACAGAAAACACTAAAAACAGTGGAAGCGTACTTAAATTTGTACAAAATGTAGCAAAGCAAACTAATCTTCTAGGCCTAAATGCATCAATTGAAGCTGCTAGAGCTGGTGAAGCTGGAAAAGGATTTAGTGTTGTAGCACAAGAAATAAGAAAACTTTCTAATTCTACAAGTGATTCAATAAAACAAATAAATGATGTATTAAAGAACATAGAAGAATCTGTTGAAGGAATAGCAGATAAAATCAAAGCTTCTAATGAATCATTTGATACACAAGCTGCTTCTTTTGAAGAAATCTCAGCTTCTGTTCAAGAAATAAATATAAATGCGAAAACAGTTGAAGAAACTGCAAAAACACTGTAG
- a CDS encoding PadR family transcriptional regulator has translation MKVQLYILGILMRYGPKHGYSIKQIVSDNIADFAKIKLPTIYYHLDKLAQKGYINYVVERDGNRPEKTVYSITDLGVTYFNSLINKILNENYSVEFDFDGVLYFSDFANKKAVIKNLNKQKDYIENKLKELVNDKDNTVNKLLPEYRIYCISIFNHHIYHLETELKWINETLRGLY, from the coding sequence ATGAAAGTACAATTATATATCCTAGGGATTCTCATGAGATATGGTCCAAAACATGGATATAGTATTAAACAAATAGTATCAGATAATATAGCTGACTTTGCTAAAATTAAACTCCCTACAATTTATTATCATTTAGATAAACTTGCCCAAAAAGGCTATATAAATTATGTTGTAGAAAGGGATGGAAATAGGCCTGAAAAAACAGTATATTCTATCACTGATTTAGGAGTTACATATTTTAATTCCCTAATTAATAAAATTTTAAATGAAAATTATAGTGTGGAATTTGACTTTGATGGAGTATTATACTTTTCTGATTTTGCTAATAAAAAAGCTGTTATTAAAAATTTAAATAAGCAAAAGGATTACATAGAAAATAAGCTGAAAGAATTAGTAAATGATAAAGATAATACAGTGAATAAGTTGTTGCCTGAGTATAGAATTTATTGTATTAGCATATTTAATCATCATATATATCATTTGGAAACTGAATTGAAATGGATAAATGAAACATTAAGGGGACTCTATTAA
- a CDS encoding DJ-1/PfpI family protein encodes MKEILIFISNEYADWEIGYISTEIRKSNKYKISTVSISKEVIISMGGLKVNPTYAIDDILNNGIENFEMLILCGGCNWRKERYENEAVKKLVNMFKENSKSISAICDAVTFLAFNGYLNQVKHSGNSWEYISSVCPNYTGKNNYIEKQCVRTDSFITANGTATLEFSREIMKGLGLNTEDEIDNWYKLNKSGFYSE; translated from the coding sequence ATGAAGGAAATTTTAATATTTATATCAAACGAATATGCTGATTGGGAAATTGGATATATTAGTACTGAAATAAGAAAATCAAATAAGTATAAAATAAGTACTGTTTCAATATCTAAAGAAGTTATTATTTCAATGGGAGGATTAAAAGTAAATCCAACGTATGCTATAGATGATATATTAAATAATGGCATTGAAAACTTTGAAATGCTAATATTGTGTGGTGGCTGCAATTGGAGAAAAGAAAGATATGAAAATGAAGCGGTTAAAAAACTTGTAAATATGTTTAAAGAAAATAGTAAGTCTATATCGGCTATATGTGATGCAGTCACATTTTTAGCGTTTAATGGATATTTGAACCAAGTCAAGCATTCAGGAAATTCCTGGGAGTATATAAGTTCTGTTTGTCCAAATTATACAGGAAAAAATAATTATATTGAAAAACAATGTGTAAGAACTGATTCCTTTATAACAGCAAATGGAACAGCAACATTAGAATTTAGCCGTGAGATTATGAAGGGCTTGGGATTAAATACTGAAGATGAGATAGACAATTGGTATAAACTAAATAAGAGTGGATTTTATTCTGAGTAA
- a CDS encoding helix-turn-helix transcriptional regulator → MKIDRLLKETIYLLNHGRTSAQFFSQYFEVSIRTIVRDIDTLCMAGIPVVSICGADGGYEIMSTFKMQQQVAGEMDYNYVICALEGLVSAYTNKDIETTLEKMKSLTTDIDNTMIMDLSVVHENRNINEILLILNRSIQIKHVISFLYTNNKDEQKQVKVEPVAVIYKWYSWYLIGYCLKYQDYRMYKLVRMEKPKILEKKNTKVHDLKMVREILKNTSDDRKRIKIVLYCREKLKSKCCEYLKGRVCKEYSSGDFEYEFVVPEDEKFWYGVILSFGKDAKVVSPIWLAKRIKENCMDIIEMYK, encoded by the coding sequence ATGAAAATTGATCGTTTACTTAAAGAAACAATTTATTTATTAAATCATGGTCGAACATCGGCACAGTTTTTTTCACAGTACTTTGAAGTTTCAATCAGAACAATTGTGAGAGATATTGATACCTTGTGTATGGCAGGAATTCCTGTAGTATCAATCTGTGGCGCAGATGGCGGATATGAGATTATGAGTACATTTAAGATGCAGCAACAGGTAGCTGGAGAGATGGACTATAACTATGTTATATGTGCTTTAGAGGGGCTAGTATCTGCGTATACGAATAAAGATATTGAGACTACTTTAGAAAAAATGAAAAGTTTGACTACAGACATAGATAATACCATGATTATGGATCTTAGTGTCGTACATGAGAACAGAAATATTAATGAAATATTATTGATACTTAATAGGTCTATTCAAATAAAACATGTCATTAGTTTTTTATATACTAATAATAAGGATGAGCAAAAACAAGTTAAGGTAGAACCTGTTGCTGTGATTTATAAATGGTATAGTTGGTACCTCATAGGATACTGCTTAAAGTATCAAGATTATCGTATGTACAAGCTAGTTCGGATGGAGAAGCCTAAAATATTAGAAAAGAAAAATACAAAAGTACATGATTTGAAAATGGTAAGAGAAATTCTAAAAAATACATCAGACGACAGAAAAAGAATTAAGATTGTTTTGTATTGTAGGGAAAAATTAAAATCAAAATGCTGTGAGTATTTAAAAGGAAGAGTCTGCAAGGAATACAGCAGTGGTGATTTTGAATATGAATTTGTAGTACCAGAAGACGAGAAGTTTTGGTATGGGGTAATACTTTCTTTTGGCAAGGATGCTAAAGTGGTATCCCCGATATGGCTTGCTAAGAGGATAAAGGAAAATTGTATGGATATTATAGAAATGTACAAATAA
- a CDS encoding GNAT family N-acetyltransferase translates to MKDVYGTCPVLENTKYLLRFMEINDAKDLLKLYSDKNAVPYFNSDNCNGDKFFYETLEQMENAIKYWIFEYERKGFVRWSIIDKKSSEVIGTVELFHRVSKDYFNSCGILRLDLRSDYEKKNCISEILSIIVHSAYKLFQCNIIATKAEQFATERIEALQLMNFKLSQEKLMGHDGLEYGNYWTRLE, encoded by the coding sequence ATGAAAGATGTTTATGGAACATGCCCTGTACTAGAAAATACAAAATATTTATTAAGATTTATGGAAATAAATGATGCTAAGGATTTATTAAAGTTATACAGTGATAAAAATGCCGTTCCATATTTTAATAGTGATAATTGCAATGGTGATAAATTTTTTTATGAAACTCTTGAACAAATGGAGAATGCAATTAAATATTGGATTTTTGAGTATGAGAGAAAAGGATTTGTTAGGTGGTCGATTATAGATAAAAAAAGTAGTGAGGTTATTGGAACAGTTGAGTTGTTTCATAGAGTTTCTAAAGATTATTTTAATTCTTGTGGAATTTTAAGATTAGATTTAAGAAGTGATTATGAAAAGAAGAATTGCATTTCTGAGATATTATCTATTATAGTTCACTCTGCATATAAGTTATTTCAATGTAATATTATTGCCACAAAAGCAGAACAGTTTGCGACAGAGAGAATTGAGGCATTACAGCTTATGAATTTTAAACTATCACAAGAAAAATTAATGGGACATGATGGCTTGGAGTACGGAAATTATTGGACTCGTTTAGAATGA
- a CDS encoding DsrE/DsrF/DrsH-like family protein, which produces MKKVVIVGGVAGGASAAARLRRLDEEVQIVMLEKDSYISFANCGLPYHIGETIKDRDRLIVQTPSSMKERFNIDVRINSEVISVDTKNKVIEVNSKDKGIYKESYDNLILSPGARAFKPPIEGIDSDKILTLRNIPDMDRIKSLVDSGNVKDAVVIGGGYVGVEMAENLKDRGLNVTLVEAAPHILAPFDTDMSVIVEKELYDNGVDLVLNDGVKAFEDNGDYVEISLASGNKLKSQLVILSIGVVPETSFLKNTGIELGKKGHIIVNDNMETNIEGVFAVGDAVEVVDFVNKNKTAIALAGPANKQGRIAADNICGIKSIFKGSEGTAIIKVFNVTAASTGNNERTLKRLGIPYKVVVVHPASHASYYPDSHPVSIKLIFGDDGKIFGAQAVGYDGVDKRIDVIASTIRLNGTVYDLTELELSYAPPYSSAKDPVNMAGFAAENVLTGKAEVITAEEFLDMNREDTLVIDVRTKIEYENGNVAGAVNIPVDSLRDRIDEIDKDKEIIVYCQVGLRGYIAQRILKQKGFKVKNLTGGYKSLSVLSFKPEVANRNDNNDAQKEAAVDIDKKYDKALDACGLCCPGPLMQVKACVDSIEIGKILKVTASDPGFYEDIKAWCKRTNNGLLDLKKDGGTITAFIKKGSGIVVSENLNSIEDSKDNKTMVVFSGDLDKAIASFIIANGAASMGKKVTMFFTFWGLSILRKPEKADIKKGLVEKMFGMMLPRGSEKLKLSKMNMMGMGTKMIRKVMKDKNVSSLEELIKAAIDSGIQIVACQMSMDIMGIKKEELIDGVKIGGVGYYLGEAEDSNVNLFI; this is translated from the coding sequence ATGAAAAAGGTAGTTATAGTTGGTGGAGTTGCTGGTGGAGCATCAGCGGCAGCAAGACTTAGAAGACTTGACGAAGAAGTCCAAATAGTAATGCTAGAAAAGGATAGCTATATATCTTTTGCTAATTGTGGCTTGCCGTATCATATAGGTGAGACTATAAAAGATAGGGATAGACTGATAGTTCAAACACCTTCAAGTATGAAAGAAAGATTTAACATAGACGTAAGAATTAACAGCGAAGTTATTTCTGTTGATACTAAAAATAAAGTAATCGAAGTAAATAGTAAAGACAAAGGAATTTACAAGGAAAGTTATGATAACCTCATTTTGTCTCCTGGAGCAAGAGCATTTAAACCACCTATAGAAGGAATAGACAGTGATAAAATATTGACTTTAAGAAATATTCCCGATATGGATAGAATAAAATCTTTAGTTGACAGTGGTAATGTAAAGGATGCTGTAGTAATAGGCGGCGGATATGTTGGAGTTGAAATGGCTGAAAATCTAAAGGATAGAGGACTTAATGTAACTTTAGTTGAAGCAGCTCCGCATATATTAGCCCCTTTTGATACAGATATGTCCGTTATCGTTGAAAAAGAGTTATATGACAATGGTGTAGATCTTGTTTTAAATGATGGCGTTAAAGCTTTTGAGGATAATGGAGATTACGTTGAAATATCACTTGCAAGCGGAAATAAATTGAAGTCACAGCTTGTAATACTTTCTATAGGGGTTGTTCCTGAAACTTCTTTCCTAAAGAATACTGGAATTGAACTGGGCAAAAAAGGTCACATAATAGTTAACGATAATATGGAGACAAATATAGAAGGTGTTTTTGCAGTAGGAGATGCAGTAGAGGTAGTTGATTTCGTAAATAAGAATAAGACTGCTATAGCCTTAGCAGGACCAGCAAATAAACAGGGAAGAATAGCTGCTGACAATATATGCGGAATTAAATCTATTTTTAAAGGCTCTGAAGGAACTGCCATAATTAAAGTTTTCAATGTTACAGCAGCAAGTACCGGAAACAATGAAAGAACTTTAAAAAGGTTAGGTATTCCATACAAAGTAGTAGTTGTTCATCCAGCCTCCCATGCTTCTTATTATCCAGATTCTCATCCTGTGTCAATAAAATTGATATTTGGAGATGATGGAAAAATATTTGGAGCTCAGGCTGTTGGCTATGATGGTGTGGATAAAAGGATAGATGTGATTGCTTCAACTATAAGGCTTAATGGAACTGTATATGATTTGACAGAGCTTGAACTTTCATATGCACCACCATACTCATCTGCAAAAGATCCTGTAAATATGGCAGGCTTTGCAGCAGAAAATGTGCTTACAGGAAAGGCAGAGGTAATAACAGCTGAAGAGTTTCTTGATATGAATAGAGAAGATACTTTAGTTATAGATGTTAGAACGAAAATTGAGTATGAGAATGGGAACGTAGCTGGAGCAGTTAATATTCCTGTAGATAGCTTACGTGATAGAATTGACGAGATAGATAAAGATAAGGAAATAATAGTTTATTGTCAGGTTGGACTGAGAGGGTATATAGCACAGAGAATTTTAAAGCAGAAGGGATTTAAGGTTAAGAACTTGACAGGTGGATATAAATCCTTATCAGTTTTAAGTTTTAAGCCAGAAGTAGCAAATAGAAATGATAATAATGATGCACAAAAGGAGGCGGCTGTGGATATAGATAAAAAGTATGATAAAGCTCTTGATGCCTGCGGATTATGCTGCCCGGGACCTTTAATGCAGGTAAAAGCTTGCGTTGACAGTATTGAAATCGGCAAAATTCTTAAAGTTACGGCTTCAGATCCTGGATTTTATGAAGATATAAAAGCATGGTGCAAAAGAACTAATAATGGACTTTTAGACCTAAAAAAAGATGGTGGCACCATAACAGCGTTTATAAAAAAAGGCAGTGGGATTGTAGTTTCAGAAAATTTGAATTCAATTGAGGATTCAAAGGATAATAAAACTATGGTAGTATTTAGCGGAGATTTAGATAAGGCAATAGCTTCTTTTATAATAGCTAATGGAGCGGCATCAATGGGCAAAAAAGTAACTATGTTCTTTACATTCTGGGGATTAAGCATCTTAAGAAAACCTGAAAAAGCGGATATTAAAAAGGGACTTGTGGAAAAAATGTTTGGAATGATGCTTCCACGAGGCAGCGAAAAGCTTAAGTTATCTAAAATGAACATGATGGGCATGGGTACTAAGATGATTAGAAAAGTTATGAAGGACAAGAACGTATCATCACTTGAGGAGCTTATAAAAGCAGCAATAGATAGCGGAATACAGATAGTTGCCTGCCAGATGTCTATGGATATAATGGGTATAAAAAAAGAGGAATTAATTGATGGAGTAAAAATAGGTGGCGTTGGATACTATCTCGGAGAGGCTGAAGATTCTAATGTAAATTTATTTATTTAG
- a CDS encoding ArsR/SmtB family transcription factor: MDNNISSYNAAAELLKVIAHPARLCIVRGLLKKGECNVSYMTECMNCPQSTMSQHLQKLKSAGIIEGRREGTEIYYKVCNEKVAEIIKILF, encoded by the coding sequence ATGGATAATAATATTTCAAGTTATAATGCTGCAGCAGAACTTTTAAAGGTTATTGCGCATCCTGCAAGGCTTTGTATTGTAAGAGGACTTTTGAAAAAGGGAGAATGCAATGTTAGCTATATGACAGAATGTATGAATTGTCCTCAATCTACTATGTCACAGCATTTACAGAAGCTTAAATCTGCTGGAATAATAGAAGGAAGAAGAGAAGGTACTGAAATATATTATAAAGTCTGTAACGAGAAAGTTGCTGAAATAATTAAAATTTTATTTTGA